A single genomic interval of Fibrobacter succinogenes harbors:
- the cmk gene encoding (d)CMP kinase, which produces MSNSENFVIALDGGSGTGKSTTAKLVAKKLGITYLDTGAMYRAVTLAALEKGLPAEEGPAMDELLSNLTLGFDSENHVLINGVSRESEIRGMKVSSNVSIYCALPSVRAAMTKQQREIGKKQSCILDGRDIGTVVFPDAKYKFFMVTDVKVRAERRYKELLEKGEKVTLEEVLNNLVERDRLDSSRATAPLKKADDAIEIDTTHISIEQQVQKILDYVGVVA; this is translated from the coding sequence ATGAGTAATTCGGAAAATTTTGTTATTGCCCTTGATGGTGGCTCCGGAACTGGGAAAAGCACCACCGCCAAGCTTGTGGCTAAAAAACTCGGCATCACATACCTTGATACTGGCGCCATGTACCGCGCCGTGACGCTTGCCGCCCTTGAAAAGGGCTTGCCTGCCGAAGAAGGCCCGGCCATGGACGAATTGCTCTCTAACCTCACACTCGGGTTCGACTCCGAAAACCATGTGCTTATCAACGGCGTTTCCCGCGAAAGCGAAATCCGTGGCATGAAGGTCTCCAGCAACGTGAGCATCTACTGCGCCCTCCCGTCTGTCCGCGCCGCGATGACTAAGCAGCAGCGCGAAATCGGCAAAAAGCAGAGCTGCATTCTGGATGGCCGCGATATTGGGACGGTCGTATTCCCCGATGCGAAGTACAAGTTTTTTATGGTGACGGATGTGAAGGTCCGCGCCGAACGCCGCTACAAGGAACTCCTTGAAAAAGGCGAAAAAGTTACCCTCGAAGAAGTCCTCAACAATCTGGTCGAACGCGACCGCCTGGACTCCTCTCGTGCGACCGCCCCGTTAAAGAAGGCGGATGATGCTATTGAAATTGACACTACACACATCTCAATCGAACAACAGGTTCAAAAGATTCTCGACTACGTAGGTGTAGTGGCGTAG
- a CDS encoding TraB/GumN family protein, with amino-acid sequence MNESYSQSEEIKEPVTGKSDVYRIHTKDNRDIILVGTAHISQVSKDLVHETIENESPDTVCVELDEGRLKSIQDPNRWKNTDLRDVIKKKQLATLIANLVLGSYQKRMGAQTGVKPGSELKEAVDVANEKNIPIVLADRDIKITLRRTWACTPWYRKFSLLGGLFASIFDKTEISEEELQKIKEKDALNSMMQEFGNTFPEVKQVLIDERDQFLASKIKNAQGNKVVAVIGAGHMRGIASIIEEDKELPSEESISVIPKGTVIWKILGWSITLAIIASIVLVGYFAGIEKAGQLSLQWVMFTGGGAMLGAIIAGGHPLTILVALVMAPFTGLTPLIGVGFFTALTQVYVRPPRVSEMETLTDDIWQVKRWWKNRVTRVILCFLCPGIPAIIGKILAILKIYQAF; translated from the coding sequence ATGAATGAAAGTTATTCTCAGTCTGAAGAAATTAAGGAACCCGTAACGGGCAAATCCGACGTTTATCGAATCCACACCAAGGACAACAGGGATATTATCCTCGTCGGAACAGCCCACATTTCGCAAGTATCTAAAGATTTGGTCCACGAAACCATCGAAAATGAATCCCCGGACACCGTCTGCGTGGAACTCGATGAAGGACGCCTCAAATCCATCCAGGATCCCAATCGCTGGAAAAATACAGACTTGAGAGATGTCATCAAGAAAAAACAACTTGCAACCCTTATCGCAAACCTGGTGCTCGGTTCTTACCAAAAACGCATGGGCGCACAGACAGGTGTAAAACCAGGTTCCGAACTCAAAGAAGCTGTCGACGTCGCAAACGAGAAAAACATCCCAATCGTGCTTGCGGACCGCGATATCAAGATTACCCTCAGACGTACCTGGGCATGCACTCCTTGGTACCGCAAGTTCAGCTTGCTCGGCGGGCTTTTTGCAAGCATTTTCGACAAGACAGAAATTAGCGAAGAAGAACTCCAGAAAATCAAGGAAAAGGACGCACTCAATTCCATGATGCAGGAGTTCGGCAACACATTCCCCGAAGTAAAACAAGTGCTCATCGACGAGCGCGACCAGTTCCTCGCAAGCAAGATCAAGAACGCACAAGGGAACAAGGTCGTCGCAGTCATCGGTGCCGGCCACATGCGCGGCATCGCAAGCATCATCGAAGAAGACAAGGAACTGCCAAGCGAAGAATCCATTTCCGTCATCCCGAAGGGTACTGTAATTTGGAAGATTCTCGGTTGGTCTATTACACTAGCCATCATTGCAAGCATCGTGCTTGTCGGTTATTTTGCCGGAATCGAGAAGGCCGGACAGCTCAGTTTGCAGTGGGTAATGTTTACCGGCGGTGGCGCCATGCTTGGAGCAATCATCGCAGGGGGTCACCCGTTGACCATACTTGTAGCGCTGGTCATGGCTCCGTTTACCGGACTCACACCGCTAATCGGCGTTGGATTTTTCACAGCACTCACACAAGTATATGTGAGACCGCCTCGCGTTTCTGAAATGGAAACGTTGACCGACGACATCTGGCAAGTCAAGCGCTGGTGGAAAAACCGAGTGACAAGAGTCATCCTCTGCTTCTTGTGCCCGGGAATTCCTGCGATTATCGGCAAAATCCTCGCGATACTCAAGATATATCAGGCGTTCTAA
- a CDS encoding phosphopantothenate--cysteine ligase family flavoprotein, whose product MNLAGKKILLGVSGGIAAYKSCELLRLLQKKGAEVRVCMTEAATQFVAPLTFASLSKCPVYLKNGAVEARPFQHIDFPRWADLYLVVPATANVIGKFVYGIADDPVSLCFMSCTGPRFIAPAMNVAMFNSPAVKRNLETLRSFENTFVMDSPAGELACGEVGKGRLLDPAEIVEYLETSNVILNEVKDPVNSCSAQSPVAQFLQETALQDLPAFAHSEATSKRSEPIPQSGEATPSVPRVLITAGRTEEAIDPVRYISNRSSGKTAVAIAATFLANGFDVSVVAGPMEAEFPGAVHVTKIRSACDMHKAVLEQMKNADVLVHCAAVADYRPKVAATEKIKDSRSQLILELEPNPNILRDSVAQKRPGQVIIGFALETDHFKEHAAEKLKKSGADALLLNAPVAANSGFGFDEVRYVLIRAASCCRVDGSQNAENAQQVEIPEMKMGSKIDLAQEIVDFSLDKLKNA is encoded by the coding sequence ATGAATCTCGCTGGAAAGAAAATTCTCCTTGGAGTCTCAGGCGGAATTGCCGCCTACAAGTCGTGTGAACTCTTGCGCCTGTTGCAAAAGAAGGGCGCCGAAGTTCGCGTGTGCATGACCGAAGCCGCGACACAGTTCGTCGCTCCTCTCACGTTTGCAAGCCTCTCCAAATGCCCCGTCTATCTGAAAAATGGCGCCGTCGAAGCGCGTCCTTTCCAGCACATCGATTTCCCGCGTTGGGCCGACCTTTATCTCGTCGTTCCGGCGACTGCGAATGTCATCGGGAAGTTCGTCTATGGCATTGCCGATGACCCAGTGAGCCTCTGCTTTATGAGCTGCACGGGTCCGCGTTTTATTGCCCCCGCGATGAATGTCGCGATGTTCAATTCCCCGGCGGTCAAGCGCAACCTCGAAACGCTTCGCAGTTTTGAAAACACGTTCGTGATGGATAGCCCGGCGGGCGAGCTCGCCTGTGGCGAAGTTGGCAAAGGTCGTCTCCTCGACCCCGCAGAAATCGTGGAATATTTGGAAACAAGTAACGTCATCCTGAACGAAGTGAAGGATCCAGTCAATTCTTGTTCTGCGCAATCTCCGGTCGCGCAATTCCTTCAAGAAACCGCCTTGCAGGACCTTCCCGCATTTGCCCATAGCGAAGCGACCTCAAAGCGAAGCGAGCCCATACCTCAAAGTGGCGAAGCCACGCCCTCTGTTCCTCGCGTTCTCATCACGGCTGGTCGCACCGAAGAAGCGATTGATCCTGTGCGCTACATTTCTAATCGTAGCAGTGGAAAAACTGCGGTTGCTATTGCTGCGACATTTCTCGCGAATGGTTTTGACGTAAGCGTTGTCGCTGGCCCGATGGAAGCCGAATTCCCCGGTGCCGTTCATGTGACGAAAATTCGTAGTGCCTGCGACATGCACAAGGCTGTTCTCGAACAGATGAAAAATGCCGATGTTCTCGTGCATTGCGCCGCCGTTGCCGATTACCGCCCGAAGGTGGCCGCCACCGAAAAAATCAAGGATAGCCGTAGCCAACTCATCTTGGAACTTGAACCGAATCCGAACATCTTGCGCGATAGTGTGGCTCAAAAACGTCCTGGTCAGGTGATTATCGGCTTTGCACTCGAAACGGACCACTTCAAGGAACATGCAGCGGAAAAACTCAAGAAAAGCGGTGCTGATGCGCTTTTGCTCAATGCCCCTGTTGCAGCCAATAGCGGTTTCGGCTTTGACGAAGTGCGTTATGTCTTGATCCGCGCAGCATCTTGTTGTCGCGTCGACGGCTCCCAGAATGCCGAAAACGCCCAGCAAGTTGAAATTCCCGAAATGAAGATGGGTTCGAAAATCGATTTGGCGCAAGAAATAGTAGATTTTAGCTTAGATAAGTTAAAGAACGCTTAG
- a CDS encoding S1 RNA-binding domain-containing protein, with translation MEGFIPVSKLTAEYIKVPADAFKVGDEVPAVVTEIDQNNRKIYLSVVDYFKNRESAELKAWMDSHKPGENGTTIGEAVAPKKKASKKKAEKSEEAEA, from the coding sequence ATCGAAGGCTTCATCCCGGTCTCCAAGCTCACCGCTGAATACATCAAGGTTCCGGCCGATGCATTCAAGGTTGGCGACGAAGTTCCGGCTGTCGTGACCGAAATCGATCAGAACAACCGCAAGATCTATCTCTCCGTTGTTGACTACTTCAAGAACCGTGAATCCGCTGAACTCAAGGCTTGGATGGACTCCCACAAGCCGGGCGAAAACGGCACCACGATTGGCGAAGCTGTTGCTCCGAAGAAGAAGGCTTCCAAGAAGAAGGCTGAAAAGTCTGAAGAAGCTGAAGCTTAA
- a CDS encoding 30S ribosomal protein S1: MSQNLKFGTQEDLEEILAAQGECSPDFRKANADVYAGMGCLEQGKLVTGKISQVNEQEVLVDVNYKSEGVIDRAEFKDTDSLELGSEIEVFVEKLEDEDGRLILSKQKADFVRVWDRIHAAFENNEVVRGTLTKRIKGGVVVDLFGIDAFLPGSQIDLRQIPDINALIGQEFDLKVIKVNKARRNIVVSRRVVLEEERNKQRGDVLETLEKNQVRKGIVKNITDFGAFIDLGGVDGLLHITDMSYKRINHPSEMLHSLGMKQLKPHPWKDIAERYPEGAIVKGKVVSITDYGAFVELDSGVEGLIHVSEMSWTQHVKHPSKILTVGQEVEAVVLKVEEDAERISLGMKQLESDPWDSIETELPPGARVVGEIRNIASFGAFVEIKEGVDGLIHVSDMSWTKKITHPNEMVKKGDKVECVVLAVDKEKRRISLSMKHLTEDPTVSKASSRSPSSPLNTSRFRPMHSRLATKFRLS; encoded by the coding sequence ATGTCTCAAAATCTCAAATTCGGAACTCAAGAAGATCTCGAAGAAATTCTCGCCGCTCAGGGTGAATGCTCCCCGGACTTCCGCAAGGCCAACGCTGACGTCTATGCCGGCATGGGCTGCCTCGAACAGGGCAAGCTCGTCACTGGTAAGATTAGCCAGGTGAACGAACAGGAAGTTCTCGTCGACGTGAACTACAAGTCCGAAGGCGTTATTGATCGCGCCGAATTCAAGGATACTGATTCTCTCGAACTCGGTTCCGAAATCGAAGTGTTCGTCGAAAAGCTCGAAGACGAAGACGGTCGCCTCATCCTCTCCAAGCAGAAGGCTGACTTCGTTCGCGTGTGGGATCGTATCCACGCTGCATTCGAAAACAACGAAGTCGTACGCGGCACTCTCACGAAGCGCATCAAGGGCGGCGTTGTCGTCGACCTCTTTGGTATCGATGCCTTCCTCCCGGGCTCTCAGATCGACCTCCGTCAGATTCCGGACATCAACGCTCTCATCGGCCAGGAATTCGACCTCAAGGTTATCAAGGTCAACAAGGCTCGTCGCAACATTGTCGTTTCTCGCCGTGTTGTTCTCGAAGAAGAACGCAACAAGCAGCGTGGCGACGTTCTCGAAACTCTCGAGAAGAACCAGGTCCGCAAGGGTATCGTCAAGAACATCACCGACTTCGGTGCATTCATCGACCTTGGCGGCGTAGATGGCCTCCTCCACATCACCGATATGAGCTACAAGCGCATCAACCACCCGTCCGAAATGCTCCACTCTCTCGGCATGAAGCAGCTTAAGCCGCATCCGTGGAAGGATATCGCCGAACGTTATCCGGAAGGCGCTATCGTTAAGGGTAAGGTTGTTTCCATCACTGATTACGGTGCATTCGTCGAACTCGACAGCGGTGTTGAAGGTCTCATCCACGTTTCTGAAATGTCCTGGACCCAGCACGTCAAGCATCCGTCCAAAATCCTCACTGTCGGTCAGGAAGTTGAAGCTGTTGTTCTCAAGGTTGAAGAAGATGCAGAACGTATCTCTCTTGGCATGAAGCAGCTCGAATCTGATCCGTGGGATTCTATCGAAACCGAACTTCCGCCGGGCGCACGCGTCGTCGGTGAAATCCGCAACATCGCTTCCTTCGGCGCATTCGTCGAAATCAAGGAAGGTGTTGATGGCCTCATCCACGTCTCTGACATGTCCTGGACCAAGAAGATCACCCACCCGAACGAAATGGTCAAGAAGGGTGACAAGGTTGAATGCGTCGTTCTCGCCGTCGATAAGGAAAAGCGCCGCATTTCTCTCTCCATGAAGCACCTCACCGAAGACCCGACGGTATCGAAGGCTTCATCCCGGTCTCCAAGCTCACCGCTGAATACATCAAGGTTCCGGCCGATGCATTCAAGGTTGGCGACGAAGTTCCGGCTGTCGTGA